ATCCCTTTTGAAAAGGAAGAAATACGTGTATGTAGAACATCTTCCATGCCAAATTGTTGCATCAGACTTTCTGCCTTGTTTGCTGCTTCGTTTTGCTCCATGCCGTAAAGCTCTCCAATAAATGTTAAATATTCATTTGCTGTCAGATTATCATAAATCTCTGCATTTTCTGGAACATAACCAATTTTACGCTTATAGGAATAATCACTTGTTGCAATATCTTCGCCAAAGATTTCTACCATACCACTATATTCTTCCACTAATCCGAGCATAATTTTAAGGGTGGTACTTTTTCCGGCACCATTAGGCCCAATATATCCAATGATTTGTCCTGGATATACATCGAGATTAATTTCATTTAATACATTTTTGCTTCCATAACTCATGGATAAATTTTTTAACGACAAGACTTTTTCCGTAGACAAAACCCCTCACCTGCTCCCTAATAAAATTTTAATTCTCATTCATACAGCCCCAAAGAGCCAAGGATAAATGAAAAAGGGCTTTTCTTTTATGGTGCTTGTGAAGAACAAACCAAATCAATTGCCAACGCGCACTTCATAGGGTCATTATACGATAGTTAAATTTATTTATCATCTAATAATAATTTTATAATGTGGGAAAAAATCTAAAATATGAAGCCCATTTGCGGGTAGCGTCGGGGGGGATCATAGAAGTGTACGATTATTTGTATAGGTATGTTCGTCAGCTGATGGGAATAAGTTTAAGCTGGAAAACCCCTATTTAACGACGATGGACAATCCTCAACAGCGTTCTATACTGTATGTGTAAAATCGATTTGTGTTATATTTACACAAAATTATAAATAAAAGATTGACAATAATACACTTTCGGTGTAAAGTATTAAACAAATTTAATATCACATGATTTCTTATCCAGAGAGGTGGAGGGACTGGCCCAGTGAAACCTCGGCAACAGACTTTGTTAAAGTACTGTGCCAATTCCAGCAAGCATTATGCCTGAAAGATAAGAAGAGCGTTAACTTAAATAATCTACCTCTTCTTATTTGTCAATAGGAAGAGGTTTTTTAATATTTAAAATTGGCGGCTCTTCCATACGTTACATGGACAATTGCTTTACAAGTTCCCAAAAGGTGTTTTGGATGCTTGTACTTTAACAATAAAGAGAAGGGAAGATGAGAAAATGAGTAAATTGGATGAAGTACAATGGGAGTACGTAAGAAAAAGCTTAGATGCAATTGATTTCGGATCTGTAGTCATTACTGTACACGATGGAAGGGTTACGCAAATTGACACAACGGAGAAAAAGCGGTTTGCGAATATAAATAACAATCGTTCATTGCAAAATTCTAAATAAAGCACATGCCGATTAGACAACTAAAGGCATCTTTTACCTTTTCGATTATTTAATAAGGTGAAAGATGCCTTTTACTATGTTAGAAAAACTATTTTTATCCCGCATGAACTGCTAGTAAGACTTATCTGGTTATGAGCAGATATTTAATTGCAAAGGAGGAGGTGACACCAACATGAGCTTATTACAACAGTTACAAGATCAAATTTTAATTGCAGATGGTGCCATGGGAACGATGTTATATTCGTATGGTATCGATCAAAGTTTTGAACAATTAAACATAACCCATCCAGATCAAGTTCAACAGGTACATGAAGCATATATTCATGCTGGAGCAACTGTCATTCAAACAAACACATATGGAGCAAACTATATTAAATTGGCACGATACGGCTTAGAAGAACAAGTTAAAAAGATTAACCAAAAAGCCGTACAAATTGCAAAGCAAGCCCGGCAAAAAGGAGTATATGTTTTAGGAAGTATTGGCGGTATTCATGGCGTTCAAGCATTAAATGAAACAAAAGAAGAAATTAAACGAAGCTTTCGAGAACAATTATATTGTTTACTTTTAGAAGGAATAGATGGGCTTATTTTAGAAACCTATTATAATCTGGATGAGTTAACAATGGTGTTAGAAATTGCTCGGGAGGAAACGGAAATCCCTATTATCGCAAATGTGTCGATGCATGTTCCGGGAGTTTTGGAAAATGGTACACCGTTAGCTGAAGCGTTACAGCAACTGGAATCTTTGGGTGCCGATCTTGTTGGTGTTAATTGCCGTTTTGGCCCATCACAAATAATTACATCCTTACAATCAGTTCCTTTACCAAAAAAGGCCTTTTTAGCTGCATATCCAAATGCAAGCTTGCCTGCATATCGGGATGGTGTACTTTATTACAAAAATGAACCGGCTTATTTTAAACAGTGTGCCGGACAATTGCGAGAACAAGGGGTGCGCTTATTAGGAGGGTGTTGCGGAACAACTCCTGATCATATTAAAGCATTAGCTGAAGGATTAAAAGATACGGACCCGATTACAGAAAAAGTGGTAGAAATTCCGCAGCGAGAGAGAGTAATTTTAAAAAGGAAACGAAAAGAAAAATCGCTGGCAGAATTAGCAAAAGAACGACATACCATTATCGTTGAATTAGATGCTCCGAAACATTTAGATATGACAGAATATTATCAAGGAATACGAGCGTTAAAGAAAGCTGGAATCGACGCAGTGACACTTGCCGATAATTCGCTTGCTACACCGCGAATATGTAATGTAGCTGTTGCAACGATTATTAAAGAACAGGGGATCAGACCGTTAGTCCATCTATCTTGCAGAGATCGTAATTTAATTGGCTTACAGTCGCATTTAATGGGATTAGACATTTTAGGAATTCATGAAATTTTAGCTATAACAGGTGATCCAACTAAAATTGGCAGTTTTCCAGGAGCAACTTCTGTTTTTGATGTTAATTCATTTAAGTTAATTGAATTAATTAAAAGAGGAAATAAAGGTATGTCATTTTCCGGGGATTCCCTAAGAGAACATACCTCATTTACAGTGGGAGCGGCTTTTAATCCCAACGTGAATCATGTAGAAAAGTCGGTTGCTAGATTGGAGAGAAAGATAGCAAGCGGTGCTGACTATATCATGACACAGCCTGTTTATAGCAAAGAGAAAATAATTGCTTTGAAACAAGCAACTTCACATATAGAGACACCGATTTTTATTGGAATTATGCCATTAACCTCTACAAAGAATGCTGAATTTTTACATCATGAAGTACCGGGGATAAAGCTTACGGATGAAGTTCGCTCTCGTATGAAAGCAGCTAAGGGAAATCGAGAGCAATCAACAAAAGAAAGCATTGCTATTTCGAAAGAGTTACTTGATACAGCTTTTGAACATTTTCACGGGATATATCTTATTACTCCGTTTATGCGCTATGATATGATCGTCGAATTAGTTAACTATATTCATCAAAAAACAAATGCCATGCGAGCGCAAGCAAGCTTATCCTCATATTAATTTAGGGCGTAGGGTTTGAGGATAAGTATACATCAAAATCTAAAGGATAGTCGTTAGGACATAATTGATTAATCTATCCTGAACCCGAAAGAAAATGTCAATAGTATTTATTTCATGATTTTCTATTATATAAAAAATGGAGGAGTATATATGTCAAAAATAAAGAGTTCGAATCTTGGTTATCCGAGAATTGGAGAAAGTCGCGAGTGGAAAAGAGCATTAGAAAATTTTTGGAGTGGAGTTATTTCTGAGACGGAGTTAATTGAAAAAACAACAGAAATCCGGTTACGCAATTTGAAAAAACAGCAGGAAAAAGGAATTGATTTAATTCAGGTAAATGATTTTTCCTTATATGATCATGTTTTAGATACAGCCATTACTTTTGGAATCGTACCGAAACGTTTTAACTATACTGGTGGAAAAGTAGATGTGCACACATACTTTGCTATTGCACGTGGAACAGATGGGGCTGTCGCTTCAGAAATGACGAAATGGTTTAACACAAACTATCATTATATCGTTCCGGAATTAAATGACGTCACACCTTCACTAGTAGAAAATCGAGCTTTAACCTTTTACAAGGAAGCAAAAGATAAACTAGGTATTGACGGAAAACCTGTGATTTTAGGACCTGTAACATTTGTAAAACTGGCAAAGGGGTATGACCCGCAGGAGTTTTCAACGATTGTGGAGACATTTGTACCATTATATATACAGATTTTACAAGAACTTGTCGAAGCGGGGGCATCTTGGGTTCAGATAGATGAGCCAATCTTAGTAACGCAATTATCGAAAGAAGAAATTGCAGTAGTTGAAAAAGTGTATGAGGCTTTTGCTGAACACGTACCTCATGCGCAGATTATTTTACAAACATATTTTGAAAAAATAACTGCCTATGAAAAAATAGTGAATCTTCCAGTAAAAGCGATTGGCATGGATTTTGTTCACGGAGATTCTTTAGAACTATTAAAAACGTATGGATTTCCCAAGGATAAGGTGTTAGCAGCCGGGATTATTGATGGACGTAATGTTTGGCGAGCTAATTTAGCAGAAAAGCGCACCATTTTGGAAGTGGTTAAACAGCTTGTTCATCATAATCAGCTTATCATTCAACCATCTTGTTCGCTCTTGCATGTTCCGGTAACAAAAACATTAGAACAAAAGCTGGATAATGTCATTTATGACGGACTTTCATTTGCTGATGAGAAACTGGATGAAGCAGTTACATTAGCGAAAGGCCTGAATCATGGTACGGTTTCCGTTCAAGCTGATTTAGATCAAGCGAATGAGGCAATTAAACAATTAATAGAGACGTATCAATCCAATGATGAAATAAGGAAAAAAGTAGCTCATTTAACAACTGCCGATGCACAACGATCCATACCATTTGCAGAAAGAATAGAAAAGCAAAAGCAACGTTTGCAATTGCCGTTACTACCGACAACGACAATTGGCAGCTTACCGCAAACGCCTGAAGTAAGAAGAACGCGTACCAAATGGAGAAAAGGCGAGATTACGGATCAAGCGTATGAACAGTTTGTGAAGGAGCAAATGAAACGCTGGATCAAAATTCAGGAAGAACTCGATATCGACGTTCTCGTTCACGGTGAATTTGAGCGTAATGACATGGTTGAATACTTTGGGGAAAAATTGAATGGCTTTACTGTGACAGAGTTTGGCTGGGTGCAGTCGTATGGCTCACGATGTGTTAAACCGCCTTTGATTTTTGGAGATGTGTCTTGGGATAAACCGATAACGGTGAAGGAGAGTGTTTATGCACAGTCGTTAACAGAACGTCCGGTCAAGGGAATGCTAACAGGGCCGGTAACCATTTTAAATTGGTCTTTTGTTCATAATACAACACCACGCTATGAAATTATGAAACAAATTGCTTTAGCATTACAAAAGGAAATAGAGTCTTTAGAGGAAGAGGGTATAACCATTATTCAGGTAGATGAACCAGCTTTACGTGAAGGGTTGCCACTTGATCGAAAAAAGTGGAATGAATATTTAACACAATCGTCACAGGCTTTTCGCCTTGCAACGGCAACCGCTAGAGCCGATACACAAATTCATACACATATGTGCTATTCTAATTTTGAAGATATTTTTGATTGTATCGACGATCTCGATGCAGATGTAATTTCAATTGAAACGTCACGGAGTCATGGTGAAATGGTCTCTACCTTTGAAGAAAATACGTACCAAAAAGAAATTGGTTTAGGTGTTTATGATATTCATAGTCCACGTATTCCATCTGTTGATGAAATCAAACAAAATATTAAGCGTGCATTACAAACGATCGCACCTAACCAATTTTGGATTAACCCAGATTGTGGTTTAAAAACACGAAAAGAAGACGAAACCATAGCCGCTTTAAAAGTTATGGTGCAAGCTGCAAAAGAAGTGCGAAATAAACAGTTGGCCTCTCAAAAGTAATCTTGTTGCTAGAATAGAATTTTCGTGTTGGGTTGTTTCAATGTCGGAAAATTTTCTATGCAGAATAAGTTTAGCTGGTTAATTATCTACACTCAGTTTGTTTTCATTAACGCATTGGTTAGTAAGCCCTCCGCTCTAAGACAAACTTTAAGTAGAGCGGGAGGTAAAATGCGAAAGTAATAATTAACAACCTGCAATCGAAAAGTAAGTCTATTATGTAAGGCTCGTTTTAAATAGAAGCGAGCCATTTATTTCGATACATTTCTAAACGCTTACAAGCAAACTCGTATTCAACATTAAATAAATTCATCACATACTTTGGCGTTATTTTCGTTTTGATCCGTTGTAACATAAAAGTAGGTATACATAGGTGGTAGCTGAAATAATTAGCTTGCCATTCTTGTAATTCAATAAACGTAGGTGGTAAAAACTCCTGTCTTCCTGTATGCCACAGGAAATGAGCAATTTCATGACCAAACTCCTGCCACTGCTTTTGTTCACTACGATTGCTATTTAGAAAAATAAGACATCTCTCATTTACGTATACACATTCGCTACTATATTCCCAATAATAAACAGGAATGTCTAGAGAAGAGGCAATATTTTTGATTGTTAAATCATATGGTTTATGAATGTTTCGTTGTAAGAGAAACCGCTGAATATAATCTTCTGTACGGGAAAAAAACATCAAATACCCCCAAAACGAACGTACGTTCTATTATCGTTAAAAATAAATAGTGTATAAACTATACACTAATAAATACTTATTGGTCTTCTTCTTTAAAAGCTTCCCAAATCCGTTTTAATCGTTTAAGATCTTCTTCTTTATTGTTTGGCAATTCTTTGTACCATCTTTCTAATGAAGGATTATTACGAAAAGATGCAAACGCTTCTTCTTCAGTTAAATTAGGATTATCAGACCGTCCAAGTAAATAATCAGATGTAACATAGAAGACATTAGCAAGCTTATTTAACTCGTGGTCCTTCATAGGCCTTTCCCCTGATTCAATCCGATTCATTACACTAGGATTTACCTCTAAACGTTTAGCAAGCTCACGCTGACTCCAACCATTAGCTTCTCTTAATTGAACAATTCTTGTTCCTACATTCAAAGCAAACACCGCTTTCTATTTTAGCAATTAAATCATATCATTTTTCAAATTAATATACAAATAAATGTTTCATAAACAGCAAGAACACAATTTGACATTTCTATTTCAGCAATGTATGATAGGAACAAATGTTCTATAGTTAAATTTTGGAATGAATGGAGGGAAGCGATGAGACATTTAAAAGCTACACTTAGTAATGAAACATGTATTAAGTGGATCGTTAGTGAACATCGGAGAGACAAAAGAGCGGGCGTGTTGACTCCTATTAAAAGAAGTAAGTATACAGAGGAATTGTTTAGCAAGGGGGCCGGTTTTCATGAACAAGGAACAAATAGAGAGAGCAATCAAAGATTATAACTGGATGATTAGGGAAATAAAGCGGCAGCGGCAGATGCTCGAGAAAGATATAGGTACTAAAGTGGTGTCCGCTTCAGGAGTTGAGGCTACGTTGCCAAAGTCAAAAGGAGTAATAAGCGACCCAGTGGTAAAAGAGGTTATCCGACGGGATAGAAAAAGTAACTGGTTATCTAAGCTGGAGAAAAAGGTACTATTTATCCAAGAGCGATTACCGGCTATAGATGAACCAAGAGAAGTAGTTGTTTTAGAATGCATGCTAGATGGTATGACAATTAGTGCGATTAGCAAGCATATGGGCTTATCCAGAAAAAATATCTATACGATTAAAGAGACGATCGTACAGAAAATGTTACAGTTTACACAGTCTTCACAGTAGATGACAAAGCTAATTATGGTTTTACCGGAGGCTGAAAAAGTATGAAAATAGAAATAATAAATATTAAACTACAAGATTGTATAAACATATTGGATAAGTTGCCGTTAATGGGTTTAAAGTCCATACATCGTACACGCTTACGTGACAGATTGATTACCGAAATTGAGCGCGTCTCAAAAGAAGAAAGACAGCTTAAAGAGGAACACAGTAACAAGGACGAAGAAGGTAATCCAATTATTAACGATGCTAGCTACGACATTAAAGACATTGAAGAATTTCAACAAGTAATGAAAGGATTTTACAAAGAAAAGGTAATCATTGATGGGGGGGATAGTCAAGTTTATTTAAAATCCGTTAAACAATCGCTGGAGGATGTGGAAGTGGAATGGTCGGGTAAAGAAGCTAACGATTACGCTTATCTGTATGATGCATTTATACGAAGGAGGATTCTGAATGATTGAATCCTAAGTAAATGGTATACGGTTAAATAAGTCTAAGATACGTATTAATTTTAGCATAATTAACAAGTGGGGGTCAGATTATCATACAGCTATGTGACTAGTGAGTAAATCAGTAGTTTTTCTAAAGTTTGCAGTATAGATACAAGAACTGGGTTTACAGAACAAAAGTTTAAGAAACACTAACCGTAAACCATGTTAAATAACTTAATTTTTATGGGGAGTGAAGAATTTCCACGCGTATTGAACTTAGTAAAACAAAAATTTAAGTAAAGAATTGTCTTAAAATGAATCCGATTGGTGATAAGTTTATATACAGAAGATTTGATATTTTTGTTACGAAAAGGATATTGGAAAGTATAATTTAACCAAGTAAAAAAACTAGAGAAAGAATTTTAGCACTTAAAGCGTATAAAGAGGGTCAATTATAAAAGGCATCTCAAACGAGGTGTCTTTTTAACACCCAAAAACAGGAGGTATTAAATGCTAAATAAGAATTTAATGGTTGCAAATGTGTTAGATTATGGAGCTATGGGGAACGGGGTAACTGACGATACTAATGCTTTTAATGAAGCGGTAAATTATTTACGAAGTAATGGTGGAGGAGTGCTATTTATACCCCTAAACAACAATTCACATTACCTATTAAATGATAGTGTTAGACTTTATGACAATATTGTAGTTGATTCAGACGGAGCAACAATAATAAAAAGTCAAAGCAGTTTAAACTATTATACTTTTATAACTTTAAGTGAGAATAAACAAGGTTATGGTAGTGGTGGAGAATGTATTACAATCCGAAATTTAAAATTTAAAGGAAGCTTTGAAAATAAGGTTAGTGTAAATATAACACTACATCACGCTAAAAATGTTTTAATAGAAAATTGTATTTTTGATGAAGCGATAATAGGAGGGCATGCAATTGATTTAGGAGGTTGTTCTGATGTGGAAATTATAAACTGTACTTTTAAAGGAATGTTTGTTCAAGAAGGTAGGGAGTACGCGGAAGCCATACAGATAGACCATAGTACTGCGGAAGGTGTAGGTATAGATAATCCAGATAGCTACGATGGAATTGGATGTAAAAATATATCAGTTAGAGCATGTAGTTTCTTACCAATAGAGGCTAAAAAAACTTCATACCCTGCACCCAATCCTTTAGGGTCACATTCTAGAGTTGGAAATATTATGCATAGAAATATAAGATTCAATGATAACTACGTGGAAGATAGTGTGTCACTTCCGGTAGGGACACCTTATGCTGCTGGCTGGCTACATTTTTATCATACTAATGGGATAGAAATTAAAGGAAATTCATTTATAAATAATAAATCTACTAGCGCAAGAGTGTTAGGTGTTTATTCAGCACTTACTACAATCTCTACAGATGATTTACCAAATCCCAACCCTGAAAAAATATCTTATACTCCCAAAATGTGCAAGAATATAGTTTTTAAAAACAATTTTATACAAGGATTTAATAATAAATTTGTAGGTAGGATCATTTATTTACAAGGAAGAAATGTAGAGAACGTAGACTGTTTTATAAGAAATGTAAGAATTAATTCTAATGAGTTCATAGATTGTTATGATTATCAGACTACAGACGTGGATAGCAGTTCTAATATAGTGTTTGCTGACAGAGTTCGCGAATTAAGTATATTCAACAACTATTGCAACTCTTTAAGGAGATTATTGCAGGCATATTCTTGCGTGAATCTATCAATAAATGAAAATAAAGTTATAAAAGCAAATTATATCGCTCTTCATTTAACAGATTGTTCAGTTGTGAATGTTTCTCAAAATTACTTTGATGAATTCCGTGTTTGTATGTATATTCGGGGGATAGAAAGAATTAAATTGTTAGGTAATTCTCTAGTTGGGGAGAAGGGAGATATTAGTGCTCAGTATGGTTCCTGCATTACTATTTCTAAATCATCAAATTTAATCATTAAAAATAACGATTTACTTGGAAATACAAATAGATTATTAGGTGTTTTTATTTACGGAGCGTCAATAAGGGGAATTGTAAAAGATAATTTAGTTAGAGGTTATAGACAGGGGATTGTAATTAGCTCGGATTCCTCGGGTATAAAGAATGATATATATTAAAAAATTATTCAAGGGACTTACAGAGCGATAATTTAAATAAATACAGGGGGTTGGACATGCGTGAACAATGGTATACAAACAAAGAGTTGTTTGAACAAATAGCAGCAATTCAAGGTGAATTTAAGGATTTGCGGCATGAAATGAAAGAAACACGAAATATGATCAAGAAGTATAATGGTTTGCGGGAAGAACTGGGGATTGTTAAAGAAAAGGTAGAGCGAATGGAAGCGAAAACAGAAGGGAAAAAAACATTACTGGAAGCTGTCCGCCTATGGGGTGGGTGGCTTTTTGCTTTTATTACACTGCTCATTTTGATTACCCAATATGTTTAAAGGAAGTGGGGTGGAAGCATGGATAAAGGTACGATAGTTAGAACAGTAGCTTTAGCGATAGCGTGGATCAATGCCGGATTAGCAAATTATGATTTACAGCCGATTCCAGTGTTACAAGATGAAGCTATAGCATATGGAATCACGTTTATGGTTTCTGTTTGGACGTGGTTTAAAAACAATTATATTACGCTTAAGGGAAGGCAACAAAAGGAAGTGCTAGAAAGAACAAATCTTATAAAGTAGACTGACGGCTAGTCCAATCGGGCAAGTCGTTTTTTTAATATTTTATAAAAAGGAGGAATGAACCATGGCAAAAATAGCTATTGGCGCTGGTCATGGAATGCATACATCAGGAAAAAGAAGCCCAGAAGGAGAAAGGGAATGGTCATTCAATAATAAAGTAGTTTCTGCTGCCATAAATTATCTAAATGGTTATGCAAATGCAACTGTCATTCGAATGGATGATCCAACTGGGGAGACAGATGTATCGTTAACAACCAGAACGAATGCAGCAAATAATGCAAATGCCGATATTTTGATATCTTATCATCATAATGCAAATACAGGGCAGTGGGGGGCGTGGACGGGCACAGAGACGTATTATTATCCGGGTTCGTCTACTGGTTTAGCTTTAGCAAGAGCTATTCACCCGAGTATTGTTGGAGCTATGGGTTTACGAGATAGAGGAATTAAATCAGCGAACTTTCATATGGTGCGTGAGTCCAGAATGCCTGCAATTTTAATTGAAGGAGGCTTTATGGATTCTACCATTGATATAGTGAAAATGCGTAATAATTCAGTTATGGATCAGACTGGGAAAGCATTGGCAAATGCAATAGCCGCTCATTTGGGATTGCAGTCTGGGGGTGGAAGAAACACGTATACAGTTAAAGCTGGAGACACGTTATGGGGGATTGCTCAAGCGCATAACATGACCGTTAGTGAATTAAAGCGGTTAAATAATCTTTCAGATGACACGATTTATCCAGGGCAGGTACTGATCGTCAGTGGGACTTCTACAAATTTTTCCAAAAAAAGCACAGGCTATGTAGAAGTACTTGCTTCAAGTCTTTGGGTATATGATGCTCCTGATTGGGATGCGAAATATGAAGTTGTGAACCAAGGCGAAGTATTTACAGTGAAAAAAGAATTAGAAGTAAAAGGATCTAAAATGTACCAATTAAAATCTGGTTTATATATTACAGGAAATTCAAGTTATATAAGATATTTTACAAAATAAGCCGTTAATCTAGATGAAACGCATTAAAATACAGAAGAAGCGGGGTCAACAAGCCCCACTTCTTCTGTATTTTCAATAATAATTAGCCGCCAATGATATGATATCCCGAGTCAACATGTAGAACTTCACCCGTTACACCACGTGATAGCTCACTCATAAAGAATAATGTTGCGTCTCCAACTTGGTCTTGGTCTACATTTCTTCGCAGTGGTGCTTTTTTCTCTATAACTCCCAGCTTTTCATTAAACCCGGAAACACCTTTAGCGGATAATGTGCGGATGGGACCTGCAGAAACGGCATTGACACGTATGCCATATTTACCCATATCTTCTGCTAAATAACGAACACTTGCTTCAAGGGAAGCTTTCGCAACACCCATGATATTATAATTTTGGATAACTCTCTCTGAACCGAGATAGGTTTGTGTGACAATACTGCCTCCTTCAGTCATCAGTTCTTTTGCCGCTTTTGTAACAGCAACTAGAGAAAATGCGCTAATCTCATGGGCTAAGAGAAAGCCTTCTCTGGATGTATTCGCATATTCTCCTTTAAGTTCTTCTCGGTTAGCAAATGCCACAGAGTGTACAACTCCGTGAATGACACCGATCTTCTCTTTTATGCTATTGAATGCGTTTGTAATGCTTTCATCACTGGCTACATCGCAGGGAATGAT
This genomic interval from Virgibacillus pantothenticus contains the following:
- a CDS encoding N-acetylmuramoyl-L-alanine amidase family protein; this translates as MAKIAIGAGHGMHTSGKRSPEGEREWSFNNKVVSAAINYLNGYANATVIRMDDPTGETDVSLTTRTNAANNANADILISYHHNANTGQWGAWTGTETYYYPGSSTGLALARAIHPSIVGAMGLRDRGIKSANFHMVRESRMPAILIEGGFMDSTIDIVKMRNNSVMDQTGKALANAIAAHLGLQSGGGRNTYTVKAGDTLWGIAQAHNMTVSELKRLNNLSDDTIYPGQVLIVSGTSTNFSKKSTGYVEVLASSLWVYDAPDWDAKYEVVNQGEVFTVKKELEVKGSKMYQLKSGLYITGNSSYIRYFTK
- the fabI gene encoding enoyl-ACP reductase FabI, with translation MSNLVEGKNIVIMGVASERSIAWGVTTSLHKAGANLIFTYRQERSYGKLTKLLDKHNIEAKLIIPCDVASDESITNAFNSIKEKIGVIHGVVHSVAFANREELKGEYANTSREGFLLAHEISAFSLVAVTKAAKELMTEGGSIVTQTYLGSERVIQNYNIMGVAKASLEASVRYLAEDMGKYGIRVNAVSAGPIRTLSAKGVSGFNEKLGVIEKKAPLRRNVDQDQVGDATLFFMSELSRGVTGEVLHVDSGYHIIGG